One Marasmius oreades isolate 03SP1 chromosome 2, whole genome shotgun sequence DNA segment encodes these proteins:
- a CDS encoding uncharacterized protein (CAZy:GH88): MAIKGLHSLPTPSLPAMAPIGTVSTMFILLNFISQAIAVPSELYSPLVPQKLLRTFNSLPKPIQYPQYTDSSRPGKWAFFVPDTWTSAFFPTTLYEMDRRRTLCKTLNASGVDVDWLQLGRSASQGLVSLPGHNTQGHDVGFLSFPFVEELKRNPGNQTAINTVNGFARDLAKRFIPAAGVTRSWDNDNQTVVRVIIDNMMNLDVLFSSAELTGNQTLVQIAKTHADTTIKNHIRADGSTWHVVEYDADTGAVLSKHTAQGFSDDSTWSRGQAWGIYGYAQMYSRTGNPTYLETSRRLATYFLSHIPSDGIVPWDFDAPLKDPKVPGGVRPADSSAATIATNGLLLLGSLDEEDADKWTSAALEILDHITELAWKPEWDSLLSNGTVNWPSNNYLTGTVYGDHYFVKVGNDLLERGLAHC; encoded by the exons ATGGCTATAAAAGGCCTTCACTCCCTCCCTACACCCTCACTTCCCGCCATGGCACCGATTGGCACTGTATCTACCATGTTCATCCTGCTGAACTTCATCAGCCAAGCTATTGCCGTACCCTCAGAGCTATATTCCCCCCTCGTCCCTCAGAAACTCTTACGTACCTTTAACTCGCTTCCCAAACCTATCCAGTACCCCCAATATACCGACAGCTCACGGCCTGGGAAATGGGCCTTTTTCGTACCTGATACCTGGACATCAGCTTTCTTTCCCACTACTCTATACGAAATGGACAGACGACGAACTCTCTGCAAGACTTTGAACGCGTCTGGAGTCGATGTTGACTGGCTCCAGCTGGGTAGGAGTGCAAGTCAAGGGCTCGTCAGTCTCCCTGGACATAATACCCAAGGGCACGATGTTGGGTTTTTGAGTTTTCCATTCGTAGAGGAATTGAAGAG AAACCCAGGCAACCAAACTGCAATTAACACTGTAAacggattcgctcgagaccTCGCAAAACGGTTCATCCCAGCAGCTGGAGTTACTAGGAGTTGGGATAACGATAACCAAACTGTTGTCCGCGTCATTATCGACAATATGATGAACCTCGATGTGCTGTTCAGTTCTGCCGAGCTCACGGGTAACCAAACTTTGGTCCAAATCGCGAAGACACATGCGGATACGACTATCAAGAATCATATCCGAGCGGATG GATCCACATGGCATGTAGTTGAGTACGATGCAGACACTGGTGCTGTTCTGTCGAAGCATACCGCGCAAGGCTTTTCTGATGATAG CACGTGGTCCAGAGGCCAGGCATGGGGTATTTACGGTTATGCTCAGA TGTACAGCAGAACTGGGAACCCAACCTATCTCGAAACGTCTCGTCGCCTTGCCACGTACTTTTTATCACACATCCCCTCGGATGGGATAGTTCCTTGGGACTTTGATGCGCCCCTCAAGGATCCCAAAGTCCCTGGAGGAGTGAGACCCGCTGATTCGTCTGCGGCGACTATAGCGACGAATGGGCTTTTACTTTTGGGCAGCTTAGATGAGGAAGACGCGGACAAGTGGACGTCTGCGGCCCTTGAG ATCCTCGATCATATCACCGAACTTGCGTGGAAGCCTGAGTGGGATAGTCTCCTTTCCAACGGGACTGTGAACTGGCCGTCGAATAATTATTTGACTGGGACCGTTTACG GTGACCATTACTTCGTCAAGGTGGGGAATGATCTTCTTGAGAGAGGATTGGCTCATTGCTAG